A single region of the Ornithorhynchus anatinus isolate Pmale09 chromosome 6, mOrnAna1.pri.v4, whole genome shotgun sequence genome encodes:
- the LOC103170658 gene encoding uncharacterized protein LOC103170658 isoform X1, which yields MKNSVQVWRRLTAKTFNMDIYFKNFLLFSAWMNCYIAAGKQGTSEGVLGKGPEDSAVIKSDLIIAIMSVLLLLAFITIACCCFFHCKLVTDTVPQKVTTKKVVQSIDTKTLPYGKEQYTELKSECKATTKPVLIHLSQSDKSKKQTASHYSHHDITMTFSNPPAVTCVKQSLSDDRSDPDCRMDHLKNLFSQSKHPYSLFPCESFLDASGYYCSAKLVDDGNHTYNEENSEEDEETIFCPSDTQIFISLNSDSSEDD from the exons ATGAAAAACAGTGTCCAGGTGTGGCGTCGACTCACAGCTAAAACATTCAACATGGATATTTATTTCAAAAACTTTTTACTATTCTCTGCCTGGATGAATTGTTATATCGCAGCAGGCAAACAGGGAACTTCTGAAG GGGTTTTGGGAAAAGGACCTGAAGACAGTGCGGTTATTAAGAGTGACTTAATCATTGCCATTATGAGTGTTCTTCTTTTGCTGGCGTTCATAACTATAGCCTGTTGCTGTTTCTTTCACTGCAAACTTGTGACTGACACTGTTCCCCAAAAAGT GACCACAAAGAAAGTAGTGCAGTCTATTGACACCAAGACTCTACCATATGGCAAAGAACAGTACACTGAACTTAAGTCAGAGTGTAAAGCTAcgaccaagcctgtgctcatccATCTTTCTCAATCTGATAAGTCAAAAAAGCAAACTGCATCCCATTATAGTCACCATGATATTACAATGACTTTCTCCAACCCGCCTGCTGTCACTTGTGTAAAACAGTCTCTCTCTGATGATCGTTCAGATCCCGATTGTAGAATGGACCACTTAAAAAACCTTTTCAGCCAGTCAAAACATCCTTATTCCTTATTCCCTTGTGAGAGCTTTTTAGATGCCTCAGGTTATTATTGTTCAGCAAAGCTTGTAGATGATGGAAATCACACATATAATGAAGAAAATTCAGAAGAGGATGAAGAAACCATTTTTTGTCCCTCTGATACTCAAATTTTTATATCCCTCAACTCAGATTCTTCTGAAGATGATTAA
- the LOC103170658 gene encoding uncharacterized protein LOC103170658 isoform X2: protein MSVLLLLAFITIACCCFFHCKLVTDTVPQKVTTKKVVQSIDTKTLPYGKEQYTELKSECKATTKPVLIHLSQSDKSKKQTASHYSHHDITMTFSNPPAVTCVKQSLSDDRSDPDCRMDHLKNLFSQSKHPYSLFPCESFLDASGYYCSAKLVDDGNHTYNEENSEEDEETIFCPSDTQIFISLNSDSSEDD, encoded by the exons ATGAGTGTTCTTCTTTTGCTGGCGTTCATAACTATAGCCTGTTGCTGTTTCTTTCACTGCAAACTTGTGACTGACACTGTTCCCCAAAAAGT GACCACAAAGAAAGTAGTGCAGTCTATTGACACCAAGACTCTACCATATGGCAAAGAACAGTACACTGAACTTAAGTCAGAGTGTAAAGCTAcgaccaagcctgtgctcatccATCTTTCTCAATCTGATAAGTCAAAAAAGCAAACTGCATCCCATTATAGTCACCATGATATTACAATGACTTTCTCCAACCCGCCTGCTGTCACTTGTGTAAAACAGTCTCTCTCTGATGATCGTTCAGATCCCGATTGTAGAATGGACCACTTAAAAAACCTTTTCAGCCAGTCAAAACATCCTTATTCCTTATTCCCTTGTGAGAGCTTTTTAGATGCCTCAGGTTATTATTGTTCAGCAAAGCTTGTAGATGATGGAAATCACACATATAATGAAGAAAATTCAGAAGAGGATGAAGAAACCATTTTTTGTCCCTCTGATACTCAAATTTTTATATCCCTCAACTCAGATTCTTCTGAAGATGATTAA